Part of the Paroedura picta isolate Pp20150507F chromosome 3, Ppicta_v3.0, whole genome shotgun sequence genome is shown below.
agggcgtcagttcaaagtcttcctggttcctggttgcaagtgACTGTGgtccagaagccctcacttctctcagcagaaatttgcctcttggtttatttcccctcctctattGTCTCCCATCCTCGCCCCcctcttgttcaagaaaagaaagaggctcctgctgtggtTGGCTCCCGCCccctccttctgagcttccccaatcaagtgcagaacactttctgtttcaatgggggggggggatagaggaagacccaagttcaaatcaatctgaattcagcaggatacacaaagtgtgtgtgtgtggggggggagataagtgcagaatcagcccaggcagAGAAATGTCCTTctcagcagtggtccccactcaacgcttgacaattttactgaggcccggtggggggggggtagtttactcctctactctcaaccactgccctaacactctctgatccctatggtaatgtttaaacatcccttcaaaataagatacagacacgccacaacaatgaacataaggaacattttattttcatggaaattttaactcatgacaatgacaaatcaatgggaaccctgagcttgtttctctgcaacgagataatcccatctgggagtgatgggagacagacacctgaagtgtgttgtaaagggccgggggcgggggaggcatccttcgcggcccacctccaattagtcgacggatcacatgtggtccgcagcccacagattggggatcgctacttctCAGTACCTGCTATTTGAGATCCTTGCAATTTGGGACATCAGGAACTGgagctgggatcttctgcatccaAGTATGTGTCCTACTACTGTGTTGCAGCTCTCTCGTTCTTGGCTGTTTGGTGACAAGTACCAAAAAATAGTTTCCCCTGTGGGCACTAGCTAGGTGCCTGAATATATAATGACCATATAATGCACATATAAtgttacattacattattttACTCTGGTTTAGCACTTGTCCTCCAGATTCCAAGCTTTAATTTGCTGTAGGAGGCAACATCTATAAACAGGCAACCcataaactaatttatttttatctgttaccattttattttattttaaaaattaactacatTAATCTAATTGGGAGGTGGTTTATAGAATGCAAATATTAAACATATGAAATTAGGGATTGATAGGAACAGcaaaaaatgcagtttggttcctAGCCAAACCTTGAACCAAACCCATTTGCTCTCTGACACACAACTAGCCAATGGCCCAGCAAACCTTATATAAACGGATTGCAGTTTATTGAAAGCAGCAAATACATTTTAACTGCCGGAGAGCTCCCAGCTACTCAGCTGTTCTGAGgcttcttgtgcagtccctttaaagaaaACTGGGAAACAGGGAGTGGGCCTGTCCAGGGTCAGGTGCCACTTCAATAGAGGAAGACCCTGCCCATTGCCTCTTGATCTGAGAATGCCCCAAAAACATTCCGTCAGGTGACCAGCTGAGGAGGACAGTGATCAAGAAGGGGTGGTCTGTGGAGGTAGCTGGAGGAGTTGACTGCGGTGAGCCATGCAATGGCAGCAGGGCTGCAGGCAAGGAAGGAGGCTGCTCCAGCCCAGGGACCACATGGATTGGGCATCCCCCCTTGGCTAGCCTGCTTCCTATTGGTCCTGACTTTGTGGCTGCTGCTGGAAGACACCCAAACCACACAACCCCCAGGCCTCCTTGCCTGCCAGCTCTACCtctccacccctgccctaggtttGTGGGGTgggcctggctgctgctgccattGTGGGCCATGGTTatggccctgctgctgctgcacagaTCACTGCAGCCATCTCCTCCACCAGCTGCCTCAcccagcctcccttctctgccACTGGCCTCCTCCTCTATGAGACTGCTGGGTGGGATCCCTATGGGAGGTTTGAGGGCAGGTCTCAGGCAGGAGTGAGTGAACTcatgggctctccagggtccccagaAGAGATTGGGGGCTGCTTCCCCTGTTGAAGCAACCCCCCAACCCCAGACAGACGGCTCCCCATTTCCTAGTTTCCTAGTACACACAAAAaacctgaaacagctgagtggtggggagtgCCACCAGaagctcagtttttttttttttgcagttttttgCTGGAGCAGGAAGCAGGGGATTAGAGAGACTTTGAGTCTCTTTAAAATCCAGCTTTCTGTTCTGGTTAGGAACTGGTACAAACCTCAAACTtccttaaaagttcatggaagttcatggtggaCCCTTCATAGGCTTCATTTACCAGTAGTTTAATTATTGCCCATCTCTACAAATAATActgtatttaaatggctgccacacaAATACAACAGTGTATTAAAATGGATGCCACAGATGAAAAGGAACTTGTATTGACCTCTCAGAAGTAATTTACACTGCACGCTTCAGGTTTCCCACCCATTTCCTGCATTTATTTCTATTCTTTTCCTTCAAGCAGGACTTAAGGCTTGACATTACAGCCGGCAGATGTAGATAGCTGGGTTGTCCGACAAGTAGAAACCAGACTATGTGAATAGGTGCAGTACAACTTCCAGGATAATCTATAGCAACTCGTCAGTAGGCCACTGTGGTGTCAGAAAGTGAAGACTGAAGAAGTGAAGGTTGCCAACCATCTACTTGCCAAAAGCAATGGCAGGATCAGAAGACCCAAAGTAACAAATTCAGAACTGGACATTTGAACAGATTAGATGGAGATAATGGCAAGCATAGCTGAGCAAATATTCGGATTGGATCCAAATGAACGAAACCTGGGAAGCAATTAAGTGATTTCTGGCACACGTCATCAGGTGAACATTCTCCTCCATTCTTCAGGCAGCTTGGCAAGGTATAGAGCTATTGAAAGATGCCTTATTTAACTATGAATTAGAAGAAAACGAACTGCAAAACTATTTACGGAAAATATATAGAAGAGCGAGGATCCACAGCACTACCCAAGCACCTTTGCACACAGAATGGTGGCTTTGGAAATTCTTTTCTGAGATATCATCAAAACTAGTTCCAGCATTCATATCAGCACCATGAGCTTGACGGTTATTTGGAGGGCCTAGCCAATTCCTATGCATGCCTCAGTTGTCCTAATGGCAGATGGAAGAGAAGCAAACATTAATCTATCTAAGGGTCATGTAGGCATCAGAATGAACTTGAGTAGGTGTCTAAGAGCCCTCTTCACTAGACCTCCTAGGAAGTTGGGGCTAACTCACCAATTCAACTCATGTCCTGTTCACCAGAGACGATGTATCAGGCAACTTTTTGACAGACTATTCATGGCTGTTTTGCAGTTCACTTTCCTGTATTCCTCCCTAACAGTACAGTGCAATCAGTTTTTTCCACATCCATATTATCCCACAGCTTGATAGAGATTTAGTTCTCCCACATCTGTGCTGTCCTGCTGCTTTAGCAAATATTTATATAGACATGTGAACCAATCATAAATCATATAGTCATCAgcactgtgtttaaaaaaaaaaacacacattctaGTGATTAACCATTTGTTGCTCATCTGTTTAGCTCAGCAGCATGACATGCACCATTTGGCCAAGaacaaccctgcccccccccaaaaaaaaacatcctgcaAGCTTGCTTGGCAGACATTCAAATCATTTGGTGGTGTACAGAACAGATGCTGATCAGCTCATGTCAGATCATCACACTTGAACTCATCAGTCAGTCACTGAATTCCTGATCCACTGAGGCCAGCAGAAGATTCAGGTCCAGATACTTTGCAGTCATGGCTGCATCTTCCTACTCTAGAGAAGAAACCAAAGTTGAAAGGGGGGGAGAATTCTGATTTCCCTTATGGAGGAATCCATTAATCACCTTTCTTCAGAAGGCTCAGCAAAGGAGGGGCTTCCCCAATTTTTCCCTGCTCTGAGTCatattggaagggcaggctagaaaaatatttattattctcTTCCTCCCTGTAGCTGAGCCTGTGGGAACACAAATGTGTACACACATGGTCCCCTGCCAGTCCCATGCCTCTGCCAGGTTCCACCTGGGTCTTtgaagtgtagtggttaagaggggcagactCACATaaggagaacccagtttgattccccactcttcctccacatgccaccagatgggtgaccttggaccagttgcagttctcttagtgcacttcctacagagcagttctttcagaatcctctcagcctcacctgggtgtctgttgtggggagaggaaaggaaaggtgtttgcaatcTACTTTGGGACTCTGTTGGGtggtaaaaagcaaggtataaaaagaaTAGTTCTTCAGTTTTCTCTCTCTAATTGCCATCAGACATCTCCTTCTTGGCCTCCACAGCTACTGAGGCTTTGTCAGCTTGCAAAAGATTCCATAATGGCCAAACTTTTTATTGCCACTCCCACCCTTGACTCAAGAGAAACAATGGTAGCCATGATCtggtaaaatatattttatttcttcataCAAAGAAATAGTATGAATTATCTGAATTTCATTTCCCTAGAAACCTTTTCTCTGTGTAAAATTAATTTGTGTTGTACATACCACAAAATACCCAATTTACAAGTTTTTGCTTGCCTTTTTTCCTTTACAAGTGGACTATTCTAAGATGTACCATGTTACAGAGAGCACAAAAATATTGCTAATATTTGGGCATACTGCACAGCTGAATACAGGGCTGAATGGAACTCAGCCATAAGTTAATGTTACTATGTAAAACAAAAAGTTTAATTGTTTCTCTGAATTTGATTGTGTCCCACTTGAGAACCAAACAAAGAAGCAACACCAATAAGGCTGCTGAGAGCAGTGAGAATGCTATACTGGTTTCTTAGTACCTCCACTGTAGGGGCTGCTCAGGCCCGATTAGCAGTTTGCTTACAGTGTTTAACAAGTACGGCATATTTATCACTGAAATTCTTCTCTGGCAAAACCATTTGGAACATGTTCTGTTGAGAAAGTAGCCATTCCACCTGCATGATTTTGTAATAGTGAAAAAAAGTTGTCAGATTACAAAACCATTTCAAAGAACGTATGCAGAAGAACCAAGTTCTGTAGTTCAGCACTCCTGACAGAAGTGTTATCACTGGAGACAAAGAGCAGCAGTAAGCAAGGAGGTCTCAAAATTCTGTGGAGCAACCAAAATCACATGGCTTGATAAGATCAAGAGGGGGCATGGTTACTTCAGGAGAGCACCAAATGGATTTGACTAATCAGAAGACCAAAATCTACATGATTTGTCTTTACACTAGACTGAAATGCaaggttttatttgtatttgttgcTTTACCAGCAGATATACAAATCTGGGGAGCTTATCACCAGTTATGACTGTTGTAGACTGACAGTACAACAGTTGAAGTAAAGAGGTTAGAAGAGTAAAACACCGCTGAAGGTTGCACTAAAGTTACTGATGGGCATGTCTACAAGCTTTATGATAAAGGGGATGCATACTTGTGATAGGCGCACACGCAATGCATTGTGCAGATGTTCCACATATAATCCATCTGACTGTGTCACTCAGTTTGGTGTAATGTGACTCAAAAAGTTATCTGGCTTTGATGCTCAACCCTAGGACACTTCAAGAATCTATGGTGAACCTTTTGTGCAAAGTGAACAGAAGTGGAAACCAAGAAGTGTGCACAGTCTGACTGTACCTAACATTAACCAGTCACATAAGCCCTCTGTCCTTGTTGGACCTTTCCAGTTCAGTTATGTGTGGCATACTCCAAGAAGGTGCTGCATGCCATCCACCCCAGGACTTTGCTGCTGACAAAAGAGGTGGCTTGCTTGGCACTTGGACACCTTCTGGAATTCTTTGGTGAGGTTAAGGCAGGATATACCTGTACCTCTCCAGTGCTTCTCCTAGTAGACTTTACCCAGGGGTGgtcaatctgtggctctccagatgtccacagactacaattcccatgagcctctaccagaATGTACTGCCACGGGCttgtgggaattttagtccattgacatctggagagcctcaagTTGGCCTCCCCTGAAttatctttctctttctaccATATAGTGCTCCCCATACTATGCCAATATTTTTGCCTAAAGCTTATGTTCAAAAGCTTTAGGCATGTTTGACAGAGGGGAAAACCCGAGTGCACTTGCAGAAGCATGACTGATGCTCATGGAGTTGAACTTTGGGCATCATCCAGCAGCAGACGCAGCCCCAATCACACATGCTACCAGTGTTTTGAACTCATACTGATCTACCCAGTTGAATGGTCCATCAGTGGCAAGTTCCAGAGGCCATCTTTCATGAGTCAGATTTAGaaacaaaccttttaaaaaatactgcacCGTGACATGCCCTAAGCAAGCATTTCACATTTAACTTGTtccttctggggaaaaaattcaataaatatgcATAGTTTTCAGCTTAGGAAATCCATTTAAAAGAAAGGAGACTTTATTTTCATCATCACATGGtgtggaggaaagaaatggcAGAGGTTCAGGTGACAAAATTTACACCTTGTTGCAAAGCCTGTGTGAAAACAGAAGACCAAGGTGTGCATAACTGGGGCACAGGCAGCAGCTATATGGCTGGAGAGTGTATCCTTCTGCACATATGTGCCACACCCACCTGTAAGGGCAGCTGCTTAAGCTAAGCCTAATGCTTGAGTTCCAGGAGATCATTCACCACATCTCTTACTTCATTGTCAAAGAAAACCCCTGTTGCATATAAAGTGATCGGTGAAGAGGGAAGACAGGAGATGCTACCTGAAGGACTTTGCACAAAAGTGTTTCAAAATGCCTAGTACCCgtattggaaaaaaaaattgtgcttttaaaataatcaattcTTCTTTATACACCTGCattcttaaaaaaatattaaatttcTGCTAGGAAAATACACATAAGCGCTTTCCCGTTACAAACTGAACCAGGCAACCGAAGAGCAAGAGCATAGTCGAGATTCAACACTGTGGAATGTTAAAACACAGCTATGGGCTACAGTGTGGTTAGGCAGCTTAGTGAATTAATTGCTtaagaattaaaaataaattattataaaaTAGATTTCTGTACATTTTACATATAGACCTATCTACATATAGGGAGAAGCAAGCTGAATGGCTGGATTAACTCTGACAAGGGCTTCAACATTAACCATTAATCCCAGCCAAAGTCCTGTCCAGTCATCTGATAGAACTTCATGTTGAAAGGCCGGTAGAATTCTCGTAGCCTCTGGACCACCTTCTGGTCGATGTTTGGATGGGTCCGCCCTTTCGTTTTGCCCAGGCAATGAGGCTTGCTACTGCCTTCTGCCTTTTTCAGGCATGGGAAGCCCTTGGTCTTGTTGAAGTAGAAGTGTTTATCTGTGATGATCCTTTTGAGACCCAAGAAGTCCTGGACACGGCCTAATTCACCAGCAGGGTCACTGATTAGCCTTTCCCCACTGACAAAGAGAATCTGCCCAATGGGGAAATACAGGAGCCAATTTTCCAGGTGCTTGGCATAAATGCCAATCTGGATGGCACTCCAGGTGGTATCAATGAGGCCAGTAGTCCTGTTTTTGAAGGTCAGGCTCTCGAAGGTGGGGATGTCGGGCTTCTTGGACAGAGTTTGTGTGTAGTCAGAAATGGCTCTGGTAACTGGGTCTCTCACCACCACAATGAGCTTGGTGCCCTTTGACATGGCCGAGATGCGAGCAGGTGCTTCCTTAGTGACAAAGTAGCTGGGAGTTTTCTCCATGGTGATCTGCCCATCAAGTGTTCTTGGCATCAAGTCTCTgccaaagagaggaaggaaaggtgaataGATCGGTTAGGAAACAGGTTATCAGTATCAGATTGTCCATTGTTACAACAGCCCTAAATCCCTACCAAGATTACTTGTTTTGCCAAGGATCTAAAGGTTCTAATGTATCTCAGTTGGTGAAATACCTTACAACAGTGATTCTTGAACTGTGGGTTGCAATTGTCTTACCAAAAGTGAGTTGTGAGAcgaggaaggaagaggagtgaTTGGGTGAGCTCAGAGAGATTGCTCTGGGAAGCTAAATAGCAAATGTAGATTTATCTCTGCATAATATACAAAGTGGCCATGAAATATATATAGCCTTTCATTCAGAAATGCTATATGGGCTATATATTTGTTAGtaaacataaaacaaaatataaaacctTTTTCAAAGTTAAATGGTACAAGATTCCTGCTTTGGCTGTTGAGGAAAGGAGAAACTCAAGAAGTATGGTCCtaattagaaaaaaattaaaataaacagcaaTGTTGTAGGTGGGTCCCAAAAAGGACACAGGTCAGTATACAACCGAAAATTAAAAGATCTGTACTTAAATTTATCATTTTTCTAGTAACCCATTCAGTCTTGAACAAGTGAAAATACTAGTGTTTCTGCAAGCAGATCCATAACTGCTCATAGATTTCCATGATTTAATATTTTTAGAAATTAGAAAATAACCCTTCAAGCCTTCTCTTCAGAAGATCACTACATGTGTGTAAATGCACTATAATCCATAAAACAGGCCATAAATCCATTCAACAAGCCTAACTCAAGGAAAGTACAAGGCTAGGATTGAAACTGTACTTCCACTTAGACAAGAACACTTATGTAGGCAAGAAAGTTTCAACATGGGGCTcactaaaaaaaaacacctgatgAACTACTGCCTAACAGAATTCAGATTTGCAGGCAGATCAGGGCTATCAACCTCCAGATAGggcccagagttctctcagcattacaactcatctccagaatacagagactcATTCCATTTAgatatgccagcctccagggattacagctcacctccagaatacagagatcagttgccctgaagATAATGGCtagtttggagggtggattctgtgacattgtactctactgaggtccctgttatCCTTAGGCTCAAAACCCACCCCCTGAAGTTGGCTAGTCTAATTAGCTGCTTTGGAAAGGAGTAACCATTGCCTGGCTGAAACCAACAACCACAAGAAGTCAAAATCTGATTTTTGCTTTATGATGTTTTCTCCTGCAGCCCACTGAGCATGAAAGGTCCAGGAACCCTGACTGAAAACAATACAATAGCCCTACATATGTATCATATTGGGACATCGAGAGATAGAAATGCAAGTTAATTACTTCAGGGGACACTGCAAGCACCAACCATGTCTCTCAGGTAGCAAAGGGGCTGTAATGGAGTCAATCTCAAAGGGGAAGTGAAGACCTCTCCAAAGAATATTTTCTTCCATGCATATAAGAAAGGCAATATACTTATTCTGCAGATGAGAGACTGTCCTGCTTTGCTCATTAACCACTTACGCTAATGTAATAAAGT
Proteins encoded:
- the LOC143832727 gene encoding heparan sulfate glucosamine 3-O-sulfotransferase 3B1-like, which produces MGLPRLTGCRLPPNAPGAPVPAAAAAASSPPPGRRRLALFALLIMLAVWLCLVYSCAAAASSSTSPGLLAPGSSAPGRRAHSAGGLSKLLLLRPPAAASPGQLSAEPESSDDVDEEDEAPPAPDAPCPISSFLNGSGTKRLPQALIIGVKKGGTRALLEFLRVHPDVRAVGAEPHFFDRNYERGLTWYRDLMPRTLDGQITMEKTPSYFVTKEAPARISAMSKGTKLIVVVRDPVTRAISDYTQTLSKKPDIPTFESLTFKNRTTGLIDTTWSAIQIGIYAKHLENWLLYFPIGQILFVSGERLISDPAGELGRVQDFLGLKRIITDKHFYFNKTKGFPCLKKAEGSSKPHCLGKTKGRTHPNIDQKVVQRLREFYRPFNMKFYQMTGQDFGWD